The nucleotide sequence AGGCATCGATTTCAAGATACCCCTGAACACCTTTAACACATCTGGAATCCTTTTTACTTTTCTGAAATTAGATATGTGTGTTATGATTTTTTCTTTACCAGAGGCAAATTCAGATCGATTTACTTCACTTAAATTTCCAACACCATAGTCTTGCGGGCATATAAAATTATGAACTACTTCAATCTCATTGGTTATTTCGAATGTATTTAACGTGTCACGCTTTAAACTTTCCGAAACAGCTGTTACCGCATCCGAAGAGTTTATCGAAAAGGTAATTACACTTCTAAAAGAATTATCTCTACCAACTAAGGTAATGTCTGTTCCATGTAGGGTAGTGATATATGGAATATCTATCCCTTCAGCTTTCAATATTGTCTTTGCCAAAAAGGCTGCAGAAGCGTGTGGTATAGCGTAATGAACATGAAGTAAATCGAGGTTTTGTGATTTCACAACATCAACCAATTTACTCGCCAAAACAACTTCATAAGGGGAATAATCGAACAGTGGATATGTTGAAATCTCTACTTCGTGGTAATAAAGGTTTTCTTTAGAATCGTTGAACTTAACTGGCTTTTTGTACGATATCAAGTGTACTTCATACCCTCTCTCAGCCAAAGCAATACCCAACTCTGTAGCGACAATTCCACTTCCACCTAGGGTGGGATAGCAAACAATACCGATTTTCATAACGCTTAACCTATTTCCGTACGATCTGGTCGGCTAATTTACCATTATTTATTGCGTCGTATATCACTTTCTGAATCTTCGTTCGAACATTCATATAGATTAACTTCTTATTCTCAGCAGAAGGATTAACTCGATTTGAAAGAAAAACATATACTAAGTTTTCTTCAGGATCAACCCAGGTCATCGTACCTGTAAACCCTGTATGTCCAAAACTCTTTTGCGATACGCAGCTGCAAACCGGTCCAGCTTGACTAGGCAACCGAACAGGCCTATCGAAACCAGCCCCTCTTCGATTTCTATTATCACAAAACTGACAACTGGTAAAATCTGCTATTACAGTTGAGTCAAGGAACTGTTCTCCCCCATACCATCCGTTGTCCATAAC is from Flavobacteriales bacterium and encodes:
- the bshA gene encoding N-acetyl-alpha-D-glucosaminyl L-malate synthase BshA translates to MKIGIVCYPTLGGSGIVATELGIALAERGYEVHLISYKKPVKFNDSKENLYYHEVEISTYPLFDYSPYEVVLASKLVDVVKSQNLDLLHVHYAIPHASAAFLAKTILKAEGIDIPYITTLHGTDITLVGRDNSFRSVITFSINSSDAVTAVSESLKRDTLNTFEITNEIEVVHNFICPQDYGVGNLSEVNRSEFASGKEKIITHISNFRKVKRIPDVLKVFRGILKSMP